Proteins from a genomic interval of Clostridium sp. M62/1:
- a CDS encoding efflux RND transporter periplasmic adaptor subunit, translated as MKQLVPKQMKMRIRKNWKRIAAVSGLILAAAVLSAVWKLSESGETEESAVSTGKVTRQDIVSTLSASGTLEPKDTYSITSMAEGEVVEASFEEGDQVTEGQVLYRIDASSMESRLQSASNDVERAQDSYDTAVSDYNEAASRYSGNTYKAEKAGYIKTLYIEAGDKVSSNTQIADIYNDSVMKVRIPFLNTEAAQIPEGAQAVLTLSSTAEQISGTVTGVSSMDEALTGGRLIRYVTIEVENPGGLSSSVAATAQVGEFYSSGDGTFEPSVDTVLVADLPQSVEVAGLLVQEGDLVSVGTPLFSMTSDSAKKLLQSYKDSMDTAQSQLESAQSSLDSTQESYDDYTITAPISGTVITKSVKVGDKIQNGSSASTLAVIYDLSALTFQINIDELDISQVEEGQEVEIQADAFEGETFSGTVTNVSMEGTSSNGVTYYPVTVTLNESGSLLPGMNVDGTIITASAEQVLSVPSGALQRGNAVYVKDDSAEESQGPVPAGFKQVQVETGLISSDYVEIVSGDLEEGDEVYVSSDTQESAQQPADVPGGMNGMGGGGFEGGGFGGGGMEGGPGGGRQR; from the coding sequence GACAGGACATTGTTTCTACCCTTTCGGCGTCAGGGACTCTCGAGCCAAAGGACACCTACAGCATTACCTCCATGGCGGAGGGGGAGGTGGTGGAAGCCTCCTTTGAGGAAGGAGATCAGGTGACGGAAGGGCAGGTGCTCTACCGGATCGACGCTTCGTCTATGGAGTCCAGGCTCCAGTCCGCCTCCAATGATGTGGAGCGGGCCCAGGACAGCTATGACACGGCTGTGAGCGATTACAATGAGGCGGCCTCCAGGTACAGCGGAAATACCTACAAAGCAGAAAAGGCAGGATACATAAAAACTCTGTACATTGAGGCGGGGGATAAAGTGTCCTCCAACACCCAGATTGCAGACATCTATAATGACAGTGTAATGAAAGTGAGGATACCATTTTTAAACACAGAGGCGGCTCAGATCCCAGAGGGAGCCCAGGCGGTTCTGACGCTGAGCAGTACCGCAGAACAGATTTCCGGTACTGTCACAGGGGTCAGCAGTATGGATGAGGCGCTCACAGGAGGGAGGCTGATCCGATATGTCACCATAGAGGTGGAAAATCCGGGAGGCCTGAGCAGTTCGGTAGCGGCCACTGCCCAGGTGGGGGAATTTTATTCCAGCGGAGACGGAACATTTGAGCCGTCCGTGGACACGGTGCTGGTGGCAGATCTGCCTCAGAGTGTGGAGGTGGCGGGACTGCTGGTGCAGGAGGGCGACCTTGTGAGCGTGGGAACCCCTCTTTTCTCCATGACCTCTGATTCGGCAAAGAAGCTCCTGCAGTCCTACAAGGATTCCATGGATACGGCCCAGTCACAGCTTGAATCCGCTCAGTCCAGCCTGGATTCCACTCAGGAAAGCTATGATGATTACACAATCACAGCGCCAATATCCGGGACGGTCATCACAAAGAGCGTCAAGGTGGGAGACAAGATTCAAAACGGCTCCAGCGCCTCCACTCTGGCGGTGATCTATGATCTCTCCGCACTGACCTTCCAGATAAATATTGACGAGCTGGATATCAGTCAGGTGGAGGAAGGGCAGGAGGTGGAGATTCAGGCAGATGCCTTTGAGGGGGAAACCTTCAGCGGGACAGTGACGAATGTGAGTATGGAGGGGACCAGCTCCAACGGTGTGACCTACTATCCTGTCACCGTCACGCTAAATGAGTCAGGAAGTCTTCTTCCCGGCATGAATGTGGATGGGACAATTATCACAGCTTCGGCAGAACAGGTCCTTTCAGTACCCTCCGGCGCCCTGCAGAGGGGGAATGCAGTCTATGTGAAGGACGACAGTGCAGAGGAATCCCAGGGTCCTGTTCCGGCAGGCTTTAAGCAGGTTCAGGTGGAAACGGGGCTTATCAGCTCTGACTATGTGGAGATTGTCTCCGGTGATCTGGAAGAAGGAGATGAGGTCTATGTATCCTCTGATACCCAGGAGAGCGCTCAGCAGCCGGCAGATGTACCGGGAGGAATGAACGGTATGGGCGGAGGCGGCTTTGAGGGAGGCGGCTTCGGAGGAGGCGGCATGGAAGGCGGCCCTGGCGGCGGCAGGCAGAGATAG
- a CDS encoding ABC transporter ATP-binding protein — translation MAEERCAKMDRVPLIELRNIYKIYQMGSTEVRANDGISLNIYRGEFVAIVGKSGSGKSTLMNIIGALDVPTEGKYFLGGEDVSHMSDDQLAEIRNKTIGFIFQQYNLLPKDSLLENVELPLLYAGVPKEERRQRAMQALRRVGLEDKWKNRPKQLSGGQQQRVSIARALAGNPSLILADEPTGALDSRTSREVLDFLKELNQEGNTIVIITHDSSIALEAKRVVRIKDGKINFDGDVKEYAAVLSSGDKKYMEQ, via the coding sequence ATGGCAGAAGAAAGGTGCGCAAAGATGGACAGAGTACCGTTAATTGAACTGAGAAATATCTATAAAATCTATCAGATGGGCAGCACAGAGGTGAGAGCCAACGATGGGATCAGTCTGAACATTTACAGAGGAGAGTTTGTGGCGATCGTGGGGAAATCAGGAAGCGGGAAATCCACTCTGATGAACATTATAGGAGCTCTCGATGTGCCTACAGAGGGGAAATATTTTCTGGGAGGGGAGGACGTGTCACATATGAGTGACGATCAGCTGGCTGAGATAAGGAATAAAACCATAGGATTTATCTTCCAGCAGTACAACCTGCTGCCAAAAGACAGCCTTCTGGAAAATGTGGAGCTGCCCCTCCTCTATGCCGGTGTCCCAAAGGAAGAGCGAAGACAGCGGGCCATGCAGGCTCTTAGGCGGGTGGGACTGGAGGATAAGTGGAAGAACAGGCCGAAACAGCTTTCAGGAGGACAGCAGCAGAGAGTATCCATCGCCAGAGCCCTGGCCGGGAACCCTTCTCTGATTCTGGCCGATGAGCCTACCGGTGCGCTGGACTCAAGGACCAGCCGGGAAGTGCTGGATTTTCTGAAGGAGCTGAACCAGGAGGGAAATACTATTGTGATTATCACTCATGACAGCTCTATCGCCCTGGAGGCTAAGCGGGTGGTGCGGATTAAAGACGGAAAAATAAATTTTGACGGGGATGTGAAAGAATATGCGGCAGTCCTTTCATCTGGCGATAAAAAGTATATGGAGCAATAA